A genomic segment from Leptospira ryugenii encodes:
- a CDS encoding sigma-54-dependent Fis family transcriptional regulator: protein MNSLVVQEAHQRSKSFGLTPETPLFREKLLSYELKHTLDENYELYHTARPILEKILSPLHASGTIAILADKEGTILYTTGSLDFMKKTDRVCLQPGANWREDKRGTNAIGTALALAKPVRIHGDEHYLQLHGFLTCSACPIFSPSGEFIGVVDISAPAKRETQQALALAILAAESIENRLLWQESQKQQAGIIEEIRAVSSQSQKGLVSLNRDGEIIFLNSQAKLICGDLSVGKQWNSFTPSNLEHKTIFRSERRTWVSLSDLPNAKQISQDLKFSFQDLYSNCPKVTEVIQLAQKAASTDMPVLLLGESGTGKELVAQSIHRSSQRAEHKFIAINCSAIPESLIESELFGYAKGSFTGANKEGSPGKFSQAHQGTLFLDEIGDMPLRAQAALLRVIQEKRVLPLGSKETLPANTRIVAATHRDLWKEVQEGRFRQDLYFRLKGIVVRLIPLRERSDLIGLAKDILKQGGFGDLTISLDAQKRILAHTWPGNIRELQNTMLQAAFFSQGGEILPDSLHLEEFQEGPDTVSDGPKGKEINVSLPLPKDFESLERELTLRTLEDTEGNVTRAAEKLGIGRNTLYRRLQKWNLNSH, encoded by the coding sequence GTGAATTCACTGGTTGTACAAGAAGCCCACCAAAGATCAAAATCATTTGGCCTAACACCAGAAACTCCCTTGTTTCGCGAGAAACTTTTATCCTATGAACTCAAACACACATTAGATGAGAACTACGAACTCTACCATACAGCTCGACCTATCTTAGAAAAGATTTTATCTCCACTACATGCATCTGGAACCATAGCCATTCTTGCTGACAAAGAAGGCACAATTCTCTACACGACAGGTAGTCTTGATTTCATGAAAAAGACCGATCGTGTCTGTTTACAACCAGGAGCCAATTGGAGAGAGGACAAACGTGGAACGAATGCGATTGGAACCGCTCTCGCACTAGCAAAACCAGTTCGTATTCATGGGGATGAGCATTATCTCCAACTGCATGGGTTTCTTACTTGTTCTGCATGTCCTATTTTTTCTCCTTCAGGAGAGTTTATAGGTGTGGTGGATATTTCCGCTCCCGCCAAACGAGAAACTCAGCAAGCATTGGCTTTAGCAATATTGGCAGCCGAGTCGATTGAAAATCGTTTGCTTTGGCAAGAGAGCCAAAAACAACAAGCAGGTATCATTGAAGAGATACGTGCAGTTAGTTCACAATCACAAAAGGGTTTGGTATCATTGAACCGAGACGGTGAGATTATCTTTCTTAATTCACAAGCAAAGCTGATTTGCGGAGATCTTTCTGTTGGCAAACAATGGAATTCTTTCACCCCAAGTAATTTGGAGCATAAAACCATTTTCCGCAGTGAACGTAGAACGTGGGTTTCTTTATCAGATCTTCCCAATGCCAAACAAATCTCTCAAGATTTAAAATTTTCTTTCCAAGATTTGTATTCCAACTGCCCCAAAGTTACGGAAGTGATACAGCTTGCACAAAAAGCAGCCTCAACTGACATGCCAGTCTTATTATTAGGTGAAAGTGGAACTGGGAAGGAACTAGTTGCGCAAAGTATCCATCGTTCTTCTCAACGTGCGGAGCATAAGTTTATCGCCATTAACTGTAGCGCGATTCCTGAGTCACTCATCGAAAGTGAATTGTTTGGCTATGCAAAAGGTTCGTTTACTGGGGCAAATAAAGAAGGAAGTCCTGGCAAGTTTTCGCAGGCACACCAAGGAACCTTATTTCTGGATGAGATTGGCGATATGCCTTTGCGGGCCCAGGCTGCCTTGTTACGGGTCATTCAAGAAAAGAGAGTTTTGCCTTTGGGAAGCAAAGAGACCTTACCTGCAAACACGCGCATCGTCGCAGCTACACATAGAGATTTGTGGAAAGAAGTACAGGAAGGAAGGTTTCGCCAAGATCTATACTTTCGCTTGAAAGGAATCGTTGTGAGGTTGATTCCGCTTAGGGAGAGATCCGATTTGATTGGGCTTGCCAAAGATATTCTTAAACAAGGAGGATTCGGCGATTTAACTATTTCTTTGGATGCTCAGAAAAGAATCCTTGCGCATACATGGCCAGGTAACATCCGTGAGTTGCAAAATACAATGTTGCAAGCCGCTTTCTTCTCTCAAGGAGGAGAAATCCTCCCAGACTCGCTTCACTTAGAAGAATTTCAAGAGGGACCAGATACCGTAAGTGATGGTCCAAAAGGAAAGGAAATCAATGTTTCTCTGCCTCTACCCAAGGATTTTGAATCTTTGGAAAGGGAGTTAACTCTGAGAACTTTGGAAGATACGGAAGGAAATGTGACTCGAGCCGCAGAAAAATTGGGTATCGGTCGTAACACTTTGTACAGAAGGCTCCAAAAATGGAACCTAAACTCTCACTAA